In Arachis stenosperma cultivar V10309 chromosome 1, arast.V10309.gnm1.PFL2, whole genome shotgun sequence, one DNA window encodes the following:
- the LOC130943842 gene encoding leucine-rich repeat extensin-like protein 6 gives MRWSLVAVFLLNALLLRVAMSDQHLKATSREQIQCMQCSTCNNPCNQPHSPPPPSPPPPASTNNCPPPPSSAGTYYYYSPPPPAQYVYSSPPPPASSGGGGGGGGGGIYYYPPPSNRNYPMPPPPNPIVPYFPFYYYNPPPASTSTAAPRRGSWSVLAGAVMLLL, from the coding sequence aTGAGGTGGAGTCTAGTGGCAGTGTTCCTCCTTAACGCACTTCTCTTGCGTGTCGCAATGTCAGATCAACACCTAAAAGCTACGTCTCGCGAGCAGATCCAGTGTATGCAGTGCTCCACCTGCAACAACCCATGCAACCAACCTCATTCACCGCCTCCACCCTCGCCGCCGCCACCTGCCTCCACCAACAACTGCCCTCCCCCTCCTTCCTCCGCCGGTACTTATTACTACTACTCTCCTCCGCCACCTGCTCAGTATGTGTACTCATCACCGCCTCCTCCGGCGTCTTCTGGAGGTGGAGGCGGAGGCGGAGGCGGCGGAATCTACTACTATCCTCCGCCCAGCAACAGAAACTACCCGATGCCCCCGCCGCCGAATCCAATTGTACCGTATTTTCCTTTCTACTACTACAACCCTCCGCCGGCGTCAACTTCTACGGCGGCACCTCGGAGGGGATCGTGGTCGGTATTGGCGGGTGCGGTGATGTTATTGCTCTGA
- the LOC130969719 gene encoding ADP,ATP carrier protein ER-ANT1-like isoform X3, with product MSLLYLHDCAASLLNSDRRGGKMVKSSQYERFSKDFVMGGVAAIISKSAAAPIERVKLLLQNQAEMIKRGQLKKPYMGVCDGFKRVFAEEGVIAFWRGNQANVIRYFPTQAFNFAFKGYFKSIFGQSKERDGYIKWFAGNVASGSAAGATTSLLLYHLDYARTRLGTDALECRATGQRQFKGLVDVYRKTLLSDGVVGLYRGFGVSIVGITMYRGMYFGIYDTVKPIILVGPFEVSMIKPLSLSIHLQDI from the exons ATGTCGCTTCTCTACCTGCATGATTGCGCCGCTTCTCTGCTCAATTCAG ACAGAAGAGGGGGAAAAATGGTGAAATCATCACAATATGAAAGATTTTCAAAGGATTTTGTAATGGGAGGGGTAGCAGCAATCATATCGAAGAGTGCCGCGGCACCAATCGAGAGAGTGAAGCTTCTATTGCAAAACCAAGCTGAAATGATTAAAAGAGGGCAACTCAAGAAACCATACATGGGTGTGTGTGATGGATTTAAGAGGGTGTTTGCAGAAGAGGGTGTCATTGCCTTTTGGAGAGGTAACCAGGCCAATGTCATCCGATACTTCCCTACACAG GCTTTCAATTTTGCATTCAAAGGTTACTTCAAAAGCATTTTTGGGCAATCCAAAGAGAGAGATGGGTACATTAAGTGGTTTGCTGGAAATGTGGCTTCAGGAAGTGCCGCGGGAGCAACTACTTCACTGCTTCTTTATCATTTAGATTATGCACGAACCCGATTGGGCACTGATGCATTGGAGTGCCGTGCTACCGGTCAGCGCCAGTTTAAGGGGCTAGTTGATGTGTACCGTAAAACCTTGTTAAGTGATGGAGTTGTTGGCTTGTACAGGGGATTTGGGGTGTCAATAGTGGGAATCACAATGTACCGAGGGATGTACTTCGGGATCTATGACACCGTGAAGCCTATCATTTTAGTTGGGCCTTTCGAG GTTTCCATGATCAAACCCTTGAGTTTGAGTATTCATCTTCAGGACATTTAG
- the LOC130969719 gene encoding ADP,ATP carrier protein ER-ANT1-like isoform X1 produces the protein MSLLYLHDCAASLLNSDRRGGKMVKSSQYERFSKDFVMGGVAAIISKSAAAPIERVKLLLQNQAEMIKRGQLKKPYMGVCDGFKRVFAEEGVIAFWRGNQANVIRYFPTQAFNFAFKGYFKSIFGQSKERDGYIKWFAGNVASGSAAGATTSLLLYHLDYARTRLGTDALECRATGQRQFKGLVDVYRKTLLSDGVVGLYRGFGVSIVGITMYRGMYFGIYDTVKPIILVGPFEGNFFASFFLGWSITTSAGVCAYPFDTLRRRMMLTSGQPNKYYNARHAFREIVRQEGFLALFRGVTANMLLGVAGAGVLAGYDQLNCFSSRH, from the exons ATGTCGCTTCTCTACCTGCATGATTGCGCCGCTTCTCTGCTCAATTCAG ACAGAAGAGGGGGAAAAATGGTGAAATCATCACAATATGAAAGATTTTCAAAGGATTTTGTAATGGGAGGGGTAGCAGCAATCATATCGAAGAGTGCCGCGGCACCAATCGAGAGAGTGAAGCTTCTATTGCAAAACCAAGCTGAAATGATTAAAAGAGGGCAACTCAAGAAACCATACATGGGTGTGTGTGATGGATTTAAGAGGGTGTTTGCAGAAGAGGGTGTCATTGCCTTTTGGAGAGGTAACCAGGCCAATGTCATCCGATACTTCCCTACACAG GCTTTCAATTTTGCATTCAAAGGTTACTTCAAAAGCATTTTTGGGCAATCCAAAGAGAGAGATGGGTACATTAAGTGGTTTGCTGGAAATGTGGCTTCAGGAAGTGCCGCGGGAGCAACTACTTCACTGCTTCTTTATCATTTAGATTATGCACGAACCCGATTGGGCACTGATGCATTGGAGTGCCGTGCTACCGGTCAGCGCCAGTTTAAGGGGCTAGTTGATGTGTACCGTAAAACCTTGTTAAGTGATGGAGTTGTTGGCTTGTACAGGGGATTTGGGGTGTCAATAGTGGGAATCACAATGTACCGAGGGATGTACTTCGGGATCTATGACACCGTGAAGCCTATCATTTTAGTTGGGCCTTTCGAG GGAAATTTTTTTGCTAGTTTCTTCTTAGGTTGGAGCATTACAACATCAGCAGGGGTTTGTGCATATCCGTTCGACACACTGCGTCGGAGAATGATGCTAACATCTGGACAACCAAACAAGTATTATAACGCAAGGCATGCATTTCGTGAGATTGTTCGTCAAGAGGGTTTTTTAGCTCTATTCCGAGGTGTTACCGCAAATATGCTTCTTGGTGTCGCAGGAGCTGGGGTGCTTGCTGGATATGATCAGCTCAACTGCTTCTCATCTAGGCACTAG
- the LOC130969719 gene encoding ADP,ATP carrier protein ER-ANT1-like isoform X2, with amino-acid sequence MVKSSQYERFSKDFVMGGVAAIISKSAAAPIERVKLLLQNQAEMIKRGQLKKPYMGVCDGFKRVFAEEGVIAFWRGNQANVIRYFPTQAFNFAFKGYFKSIFGQSKERDGYIKWFAGNVASGSAAGATTSLLLYHLDYARTRLGTDALECRATGQRQFKGLVDVYRKTLLSDGVVGLYRGFGVSIVGITMYRGMYFGIYDTVKPIILVGPFEGNFFASFFLGWSITTSAGVCAYPFDTLRRRMMLTSGQPNKYYNARHAFREIVRQEGFLALFRGVTANMLLGVAGAGVLAGYDQLNCFSSRH; translated from the exons ATGGTGAAATCATCACAATATGAAAGATTTTCAAAGGATTTTGTAATGGGAGGGGTAGCAGCAATCATATCGAAGAGTGCCGCGGCACCAATCGAGAGAGTGAAGCTTCTATTGCAAAACCAAGCTGAAATGATTAAAAGAGGGCAACTCAAGAAACCATACATGGGTGTGTGTGATGGATTTAAGAGGGTGTTTGCAGAAGAGGGTGTCATTGCCTTTTGGAGAGGTAACCAGGCCAATGTCATCCGATACTTCCCTACACAG GCTTTCAATTTTGCATTCAAAGGTTACTTCAAAAGCATTTTTGGGCAATCCAAAGAGAGAGATGGGTACATTAAGTGGTTTGCTGGAAATGTGGCTTCAGGAAGTGCCGCGGGAGCAACTACTTCACTGCTTCTTTATCATTTAGATTATGCACGAACCCGATTGGGCACTGATGCATTGGAGTGCCGTGCTACCGGTCAGCGCCAGTTTAAGGGGCTAGTTGATGTGTACCGTAAAACCTTGTTAAGTGATGGAGTTGTTGGCTTGTACAGGGGATTTGGGGTGTCAATAGTGGGAATCACAATGTACCGAGGGATGTACTTCGGGATCTATGACACCGTGAAGCCTATCATTTTAGTTGGGCCTTTCGAG GGAAATTTTTTTGCTAGTTTCTTCTTAGGTTGGAGCATTACAACATCAGCAGGGGTTTGTGCATATCCGTTCGACACACTGCGTCGGAGAATGATGCTAACATCTGGACAACCAAACAAGTATTATAACGCAAGGCATGCATTTCGTGAGATTGTTCGTCAAGAGGGTTTTTTAGCTCTATTCCGAGGTGTTACCGCAAATATGCTTCTTGGTGTCGCAGGAGCTGGGGTGCTTGCTGGATATGATCAGCTCAACTGCTTCTCATCTAGGCACTAG
- the LOC130969774 gene encoding LOW QUALITY PROTEIN: uncharacterized protein LOC130969774 (The sequence of the model RefSeq protein was modified relative to this genomic sequence to represent the inferred CDS: substituted 1 base at 1 genomic stop codon) encodes MLLSASVNSISSIPSPVXQCKKAFLLNMTGNCSLTLLNISCMEVELPTKVEAMGRPLGAISQALDLTLLGIHSTKYKEFLFYTFNICSSTFFVFIFPLNTADAVK; translated from the coding sequence ATGTTGCTCTCTGCTTCGGTGAACTCCATCTCATCCATTCCTTCTCCAGTGTAGCAGTGCAAGAAGGCCTTTCTTCTGAACATGACAGGAAACTGCTCGCTCACTCTCCTGAACATCTCTTGTATGGAAGTTGAATTGCCAACAAAAGTGGAAGCCATGGGAAGGCCTTTGGGCGCAATATCACAGGCGCTCGATTTGACATTGTTGGGGATCCACTCCACAAAATATAAGGAGTTTTTGTTCTACACATTCAATATCTGTTCATCCACTTTCTTTGTGTTCATTTTCCCTCTGAatactgctgatgctgttaagTAA